The Longimicrobium sp. region ACACGGGACGTACGAGATTTCGCCCGTGGTCACCGATCGCACCGGGCGGCGGTTCCGCCTGACCATCTACAAGGGTCCGGAGAATGCTGAGTCGGAAGACCTGCGGCAGGTCGAGCAGGTCGACGCGCAACTCGGCGTACCGGTCGCGATCCGCTCGATGCCGACTGTCTCGGTGATCGTCGACGGAACCCGCCAGCGGCAGGCCGCGGCCGGCCAGGCGCCCTCGCAATTCCAGGTCGCTTCTCTGCAAACCGAGGTTCGCCGCTCCTTGAGGGCGTTCAGCGATTGCTGTGTCACCTGCGGCAGGGTGACCGCGTGCGGGTGCGCAGTGTCCGGAATGACCTGCGGGAGCTGCTGCTCCGATGGCTGCTGCGCGCAGCCGGCGCCCCCGCCAGGCGGCGGCCTGGTGTTCTTCCAGGCGCCGCGCAGCTTCGAGCAGATGATCGGGCGCTGCGGCAAGCAGGTGAAGGATGAGGAGCGTATCCTCACTCCGCGCGCGACCACCCGGACCGTGATGGCCAGCCGCTGATCGGGGCTTCGGCGCGAGGAACGGAGCAGTTGACCAACGAAAGGGGCATGCGCCGAGGGGCGCATGCCCCTGCTTCGTCCTGGGTTCGCGCGCGGCCCGGCAATCCCGCTGCGACCCCAGTGGCGCCGTGGCCATCCCCTTGCCGGTTCTGGACACCATCTTCATCATGTGACCAGGCCCGGACACCCGCTCGTCCGACGCAATCCCCGCCGCACCTTCTGCCAAGCTGAGCGTATCCGCCGTCGTGCAGCGCAACGCCTGACCATCACCCACGGAGCAGACGGATGAAGACGACCAAGGCACTCCTCGCGGGCGTGGCGGTGGCGGCTTGCGCGCTGCTCTGGGCCGCGTGCACGCACGGCGCGCAGCTCGCCGCCGCCGGCATGGCGGTCGATCCCGACGACATCGCCGGGGTGGTGACGGGGGCGGGCGGCCCCGAGGCCGGGGTGTGGGTGATCGCCGAGACCAGCGACCTCCCCACGAAGTTCGCCAAGATCGTGGTGACCGACGACCAGGGGCGCTACCTGCTCCCCGACCTGCCGCCGGCGAGCTACGACGTGTGGGTGCGCGGCTACGGCCTGGTCGACTCGCCCAGGCAGCGGGCCACGCCCGGGACGTCGCTGAACCTGCGGGCGACCCCCGCGCCCAATCCGCGCGCCGCGGCGGAGTACTACCCGGCCGGGTACTGGTTCTCGCTGATCCGCGTTCCGGCCGAGAGCGAGTTTCCCGGCACCGGGCCGGAGGGGAACGGCATCAACCCGGCGTTCAAGAGCCAGGCGGAGTACGTGCGGCTCGTGAAGAACAACGCCTGCCTGGGCTGCCACCAGATGGGGAGCAAGGGAACGCGCGAGCTGAACCCCGCGCTCGGCACATTCGAGTCGTCGGAGAAGGCGTGGGAGCGGCGGCTGCAGGTGGGGCAGGGGGGAGGCGCCATGATCGGGACCGTGCACGGGATGGGAATGCCGCGCACCCTGCGGATGTTCGCCGACTGGACCGACCGGATCGCGGCGGGCGAAGTTCCGCCCGCGCCGCCCCGCCCGCAGGGGCTCGAACGCAACGTGGTCATCACGATGTGGGATTGGGCCGATCCCAAGGCCTACCTGCACGACTTGGTTTCCACCGACCGCCGCAATCCCACCGTCAACGCCAACGGGCCGCTGTACGCCGTGCTCGAGGCGAGCGCCGACTACATGCCGGTGCTGGACCCGAACACCCACACGGCCACCCGCGTGCCCGTCACCCTCCGCGACCCGAACACCCCGCACGCGGCGCCGCAGCAGGTGGCGGTGCCCTCTCCGTACTGGGGCACCGAGGCGATCTGGACCAGCCGGGCGAACGTGCACAACCCCATGTTCGACGAAACGGGGCGGGTCTGGATCACCTCCCGGGTGCGTCCGTCGGACAACCCGGCGTTCTGCAAGGCGGGATCGAGCCATCCGTCCGCGCGCCTCTTTCCGCTCAACGCCTCCAATCGCCACGTGGCGGTGTACGACCCGCGGACGAAGGAGATGAAGCACATCGCCACCTGCTTCGGCACTCACCACCTGATGTTCGCCGAAGACGCCGACCGCACCCTCTGGCTGAGCGGCGGCGGGCCGGTGGTGGGGTGGGTGAACACCCGGCTGTGGGACCAGACGGGGGACGAAGAACGGGCGCAGGGATGGACCGCGCTGGTCCTGGATGCCAACGGGAACGGCCGCCGCGACGAGTACGTGGAGCCGAACGCGCCCCTGGACCCGTCGAAGGACAAGCGGCTGCAGCCGGGGCAGTACGGAGGCGGCCCGTACGCCCTGGCGCCGGCGCCGGACGGGTCGGTGTGGGGCACGATGTTCGGGTTTCCCGGCGCCCTCTTCCGGCTGAGCCCGGGGGCGAACCCGCCGGAAACCGCGCTTACCGAGGTCTTCGAGCTCCCCATGCGCGACGGCAGGCCCGTGGAGGGCTTCTCCCCGCGCGGCGGCGACGTGGACCGCAACGGCGTGTACTGGGCCGCCCTGGCCAGCGGGCACATGGCCAGCTTCGACCGGCGCAAGTGCCGCGGCCCGCTGAACGGCCCCACCGCCACCGGCCAGCACTGCCCGGAAGGGTGGAGCTTCTATGCCGAGCCCCTTCCGCAGCTGGGCAACGTCACCAGCGCGGGGAGCGGCGAAGGGAGCTATTACACCTGGGTAGACCAGTTCAACACGCTGGGACTGGGCGCGAACGTGCCCATCAACACAGGCAACCAGTCCGAGGGGCTCCTGGTCCTCAAGGACGGCAAGTGGGTGGTCCTGCGCGTTCCCTACCCGATGGGGTTCTACACCAAGTGGCTGGACGGGCGCATCGACGACCCGAACGCCGGCTGGAAGGGGCGCGGCCTCTGGGCTTCCATCAGCACCCGCACCCCCTACCACATGGAGGGCGGAAAGGGCACCACCAGCAAGGCGATCCGCTTCCAGCTCCGCCCGGACCCGCTGGCGCGGTAACGGACGAGCCGCGCCGGCCGCGCGGATCGCGGACCCGCGCTTCGAAAGAACAGGGCCTCGCCGGCGCACCGGCGAGGCCCTGTTTCATGGAGAGCCCGGCTTCAGCTGCCCAGGACCGGGTACGAACGGTAGCCGCCCAGGTTGGGGTTGGGATCCCACTCCGGCGGCGCGGACGGATTGGGAGCGAGCGTTTCGAAGGTCGCGAGCAGCGTTTCCAGCGCGATCTGGATTTCCGCGCGCGCGATGCTCGCGCCGGGGCAGCGGTGCGGCCCGTGGCCGAACGCCAGGTGCGGGTTCGGCTGCCGCTCGCCCTTCAGCTCGTGCGGCTCGGGGAAGCGGGCGGGATCGCGGTTGGCGGCCTCCAGGAACAGGATGACCCGCTCCCCCGTGCGGATCAGGTGGCCGGGACCCCACTCCTCCGAAAGGTCCACGTCCTCGATGGCGTGCCGCCCCAGGTAGCGGGTGGGCGTCACGATCCGCAACATTTCTTCGGCCAGCCGGCGGCTCGTCGCCGGGTTCGCCGTCACCATCTCCCGCCAGGCGGCCCACTGCGGAAAGAGCAGCGGCACGCCATCGCCCAGCAGCTTCTGCGTGGTCATCCGGCCGGCGGCGAAGGTGCCCATGCAGTTGATGACGAGATCGTCTTCGTTCTCGAAGGTATCCGCCTTCAGGAACGAGCTGACCAGGTCGTCGGACGGCGCGGTGCGGCGCACGTCGACCATCTTGCGGAAGTAGTCCGCGAAGAGCGTGACGTCCTGGATCCGCACGTTCAGGTGGCCGCTGGTGAGGTCTGCCAGCACCGTGGACCATTGCGCCAGCTCGGCCATCCGGACCGGGTCGTCGCTCGGGATGCCGAACACCTTGCAGATGGTCTGCAGCGCGTACGGCAGGGAAAAATCGGCCACCAGGTCGAACGCGCCACGCGCCGGCAGCGGCTCCAGCAATCCCTTCGCGAGCTCGCGGATCCAGGGGGACAGCTCCTGCATCTTGCGCTGGGCCTCCTGCAGGATCACCCGCTGGGCACTGTTCTGCTCGGGCCCGTCAGAAAAGATGATCTGCCTCTGCACCGCCACCTGGATGAACGGCCGCCGGCCCGGCGCGCCCTTCCCCCCGCCCGCGAAGCGCAGGTCGGAGGTGAAGCGCCGGTCCTCGAGAATGGTCCGCACGGCCCGGTGGTCGGTGACCACCCAGCACTTGGCGACCGGGTCGAACGCGATCCCGTCGCTGGCTCTCGCCTGGTCGTAGAGCGAGTGCGGAGCCTGGTAGGCGCTCACCAGGGCGGCCATGCCCGGGTGAGTGGGATTGTCGAGGTTGGACACGTCTGCTCCGCGGTAGTGGATCGGGAAAATGGATCGGGTGAATCGAGCCTGACAGCGCCTCACGAAAGCGCGGAAGCGAGGAGGAGCCGCCGGGCCTTCGTACGCGGCGGGCTGCACCCTCTTCGGAATCCGCGCGGATCAGCGTTGGGGTTCAAGCGGCCAGGTGCGCACCCCGGGGTACACGCCGCCGCCCACGTGCTGCTCCGCCTCTACGTACACGCCCCAGGGAAGCCGCTCGCCGTCCTCCACGGTGAGGCCGTAGTGGACGATGCGGTCGCGGGACTCTGCTCCCTGCGATCCCGGCGTGCCCCCCACGTGCGAATGGCCGTGGTACAGCGTGGCCGACCAGCTTCCCCCGATGTACGAGGCGTCGCGGCCCCGGCCGGCGCCCAGGTTCACCCCGCCGCCGAACGCCACCCCGCAGGAAAGGTCCACCCCCGCGCCCTTCCCCCAGATGGTGCCCGCCGGCAGGAACACGTAGCTGGGCCAGTCCAGCTGGTCGCCGTCCGGTCCGTACCCGTGGTCGATGAAGAACGGCCTGGCGTCCAGCCCCGCGTTCGCGGCCTGCCCCATCCCCAGCACCTGCCGGAAGAAGGCCGTGATCGTCCGGCGCGAACGCTGGTCGCTGGACGAGTTCTCCGGGGCCGCGATCAGCCAGCGGAACAGTTCCTGGAGTGTCAGGCCGTCGACCAGCACCTGGTGGCGGTTGACCACGTAGTCCGACAGCTCGCTGGCCCGGCTGGGCAGGCGCGCCGCGATGAACGCCTCGAACTCGGGGGAGGAAAGGACGCCGGACCGCACCGCGGCCAGTGCCGCATGGCCTTCCCGGGCGCGCGCGGCGATCGACTCTGCGCGTTTGCTGGCCCGGACGCGGAGCACGGACTCCGCGAGCCTGGCCCCGAAGACGAAGGCCCGTTCTAGCGCCTTCACGCTCGCCGCACGCCCGAGGACGTCCAGGAACGGGCGGTCGGGATAGGCGACGTGGGGGTCGATGGTATCGTGCGTATCCACCACCTGCAGCGCGAGCGCACGCTCATGGCAGGGGCGGAACCGCGATACGACCTCTTCCACCCCCTGCAGGTGCGGCTCGATGTCCAGCGACGGAAGCTCGTCCAGGCACTCGGCGACGCAGTCCAGGCACTGCCCGCGCACGTCGAGCGTGACCAAGGACGACTCGGAGACGACGGTGCCCACGGCTTCGCGGAGGGCGGCCTCGCCCAACGGGGTGCCGGCGTTCTCGCGGCACACCCGTCCCAGCAGGTCGATCAGCCGGTGCCGCGGACGCTGCTTTTCGGTGTTCAGCCACGAGGTCGGGTGCACGTCCGACCGCAGCACCCGGCCCACATCCGCCAGGAGCCCGGCGCCGTCCGGCCGCGACGCCACCGCCTCATGGAGCCGGTCGAGGATCGCGTCGCGCACGCCGGGAACGCCGGTCCGGGCGGCCAGCCAGTTCATCCCGAACCCGCTGATGCCGTACAGCAGGTCCAGCATCTCCGGGTCGTGGAGGAACGGGTTGGCGCCGCCGCGCAACGCGGTTGCCAGCGCTTCGAGCCGTTCCGTGAGCGCCGCGGAATCCCGGGCGGGTGCTTCGTCCATGGTGTCGTTCACCGATACGTCGATGGGCTCACCGGCCGGGTCGTGCGGCCGTGAGCGTGGAATGCGCGCGGGAGCGCCCGCCCGCCACCTGCCTACCTGCGGATGCGCGCGAACGCCTTCGCCTTGTCCATCACGTCCACCACCTTCCGGTTGAAGGTGAGGTCGCTGAGCTGCGGAGAATCGGTGGCGAAGCGCGAGTACATGTCGAAGAGGCACCGCGCGAGCATGTCGTCGGGGAGCTTGGCGACCCGCGTCTGCTCCGTGGACCCGTCGGTGTTGCGGCCGGAGTACTCCATGATCACGCTGGTATGGTCGTCTCCCGTCACGGGCAGGAACGCCTCGATGTGCTCCGCGTTCGGAAAGCGCAGCTTCAGCACCCGCGTGCGCGTCAGCGCATCCAGCGAGGAGACGAGCACCGCGATGCACTCGTCCAGCTCCAGGACGACCACGCCGATCCCCATGTTCGGCACCACCTGGCACGGCTCGCTGTCGATCTCCCGGTAGTGCATGTGCCGCACTTCGGCGCGAAGCAGCCGGTAGCGCGACGCCCCGGTAAGGTGCAGCGCCGCGGCGATCTGGTGTGGCATCTCCACGTCCATCACCGATTCCGGCTTGGAGCGCCCGGCCAGCGTCGGCGTGATCCGCGGCTTCGACATCTCGAACTCCAGGTAGTGCGGCGCCTGCCCCACTTCCAGGATCTTGTCCCTGCAGCTGGCGATGGACCGGCTGTACAGGTAGGGATTGATGACGCCGATGCTGGCACCCGTGCGGTCGGCGATCCGCCGCATCTCGTCTACCTCGGCGGTGTTGGCGGCGCACGGCTTTTCGACGATGATCCGCCGGAACCCCGCGTCGGTCGCGGCGCGCAGCGTCGATGCGTGATCGTCGGCCGGGGTGCAGATGTGCACCACCGTCTGGTCCGGGTCCACGCCGGTGAGCTCGGCGAGCGAGGTCGCGAAGCTGATCGGCCGCGGGTCGTATCCGTAGTCGTATTCCAGGCGGTGCAGCGCGCGCTTGATTCCCACGCCCGCGGGGTCCACGAGACCCACGACGGCTCCGAAGGGCGAATCGGCGGTGCGGTCGCGGAGGATCTTTTCCAGGACGGGAATGTGCAGGCCCAGCCCCGCGCGTCCCAGGCCGACGATCACTGCACCGAGCCCCCTGGGAGGCAGGGTCGCATTCGACAGGTGGAGGTCGGCTGGCAGCGGCGGGGCCGTAAGCGTCGTCTCAGTCACTTCGTTGCTCTGTTCGAGGGGGGACACCGCCCTGCGATGCGTCCTGCCGGCACTGGATCAGATCTTCACCCGACGGGTTTATGGGAACCGCCGCACCGGGTTTCCGCGGCACACGAACGGCTTGCCCGCGTCACGCCGCCCACCGGTGCCCATCATTTCAGGCCAGCGGCAGACAGGACGTGGTCGAGGGAGCAGGCGAAGTCCCACACCGGCAAGTCGCGGCAACCCATGTGTTTTCATCCAAGTATATAGGAACCCGCCATTTTCTTGCAAGCCTCCTATCCGACAGGAAG contains the following coding sequences:
- a CDS encoding cytochrome P450, which encodes MSNLDNPTHPGMAALVSAYQAPHSLYDQARASDGIAFDPVAKCWVVTDHRAVRTILEDRRFTSDLRFAGGGKGAPGRRPFIQVAVQRQIIFSDGPEQNSAQRVILQEAQRKMQELSPWIRELAKGLLEPLPARGAFDLVADFSLPYALQTICKVFGIPSDDPVRMAELAQWSTVLADLTSGHLNVRIQDVTLFADYFRKMVDVRRTAPSDDLVSSFLKADTFENEDDLVINCMGTFAAGRMTTQKLLGDGVPLLFPQWAAWREMVTANPATSRRLAEEMLRIVTPTRYLGRHAIEDVDLSEEWGPGHLIRTGERVILFLEAANRDPARFPEPHELKGERQPNPHLAFGHGPHRCPGASIARAEIQIALETLLATFETLAPNPSAPPEWDPNPNLGGYRSYPVLGS
- a CDS encoding Gfo/Idh/MocA family protein; translated protein: MTETTLTAPPLPADLHLSNATLPPRGLGAVIVGLGRAGLGLHIPVLEKILRDRTADSPFGAVVGLVDPAGVGIKRALHRLEYDYGYDPRPISFATSLAELTGVDPDQTVVHICTPADDHASTLRAATDAGFRRIIVEKPCAANTAEVDEMRRIADRTGASIGVINPYLYSRSIASCRDKILEVGQAPHYLEFEMSKPRITPTLAGRSKPESVMDVEMPHQIAAALHLTGASRYRLLRAEVRHMHYREIDSEPCQVVPNMGIGVVVLELDECIAVLVSSLDALTRTRVLKLRFPNAEHIEAFLPVTGDDHTSVIMEYSGRNTDGSTEQTRVAKLPDDMLARCLFDMYSRFATDSPQLSDLTFNRKVVDVMDKAKAFARIRR